In Macaca fascicularis isolate 582-1 chromosome X, T2T-MFA8v1.1, one DNA window encodes the following:
- the ZNF711 gene encoding zinc finger protein 711 isoform X4 gives MAGTAHIDGDHIVVSVPEAVLVSDVVTDDGITLDHGLAAEVVHGPDIITETDVVTEGVIVPEAVLEADVAIEEDLEEDDGDHILTSELITETVRVPEQVFVADLVTGPNGHLEHVVQDCVSGVDSPTMVSEEVLVTNSDTETVIQAAGGVPGSTVTIKTEDDDDDDVKSTSEDYLMISLDDVGEKLEHMGNTPLKIGSDGSQEDVKEDGFGSEVIKVYIFKAEAEDDVEIGGTEIVTESEYTSGHSVAGVLDQSRMQREKMVYMAVKDSSQEEDDIRDERRVSRRYEDCQASGNTLDSALESRSSTAAQYLQICDSINTNKVLKQKAKKRRRGETRQWQTAVIIGPDGQPLTVYPCHICTKKFKSRGFLKRHMKNHPDHLMRKKYQCTDCDFTTNKKVSFHNHLESHKLINKVDKTHEFTEYTRRYREASPLSSNKLILRDKEPKMHKCKYCDYETAEQGLLNRHLLAVHSKNFPHVCVECGKGFRHPSELKKHMRTHTGEKPYQCQYCIFRCADQSNLKTHIKSKHGNNLPYKCEHCPQAFGDERELQRHLDLFQGHKTHQCPHCDHKSTNSSDLKRHIISVHTKDFPHKCEVCDKGFHRPSELKKHSDIHKGRKIHQCRHCDFKTSDPFILSGHILSVHTKDQPLKCKRCKRGFRQQNELKKHMKTHTGRKIYQCEYCEYSTTDASGFKRHVISIHTKDYPHRCEFCKKGFRRPSEKNQHIMRHHKEALM, from the exons ATGGCTGGTACTGCACATATCGATGGAGACCATATCGTTGTTTCAGTTCCTGAAGCTGTATTAGTTTCTGATGTTGTCACAGATGATGGGATAACTCTTGATCATGGCCTTGCAGCTGAAGTTGTCCATGGACCTGACATCATCACAGAGACTGATGTAGTAACAGAAGGTGTGATTGTTCCTGAAGCGGTACTTGAAGCTGATGTTGCCATTGAAGAGGATTTAGAGGAAGATGATGGTGATCACATCTTGACTTCTGAACTAATTACAGAAACCGTTAGGGTACCAGAGCAGGTTTTCGTGGCTGACCTTGTTACTGGTCCTAATGGACACCTAGAACATGTGGTCCAAGATTGTGTTTCAGGAGTCGACTCTCCCACAATGGTATCAGAGGAGGTTCTTGTAACTAATTCAGATACAGAAACTGTGATTCAAGCAGCTGGAGGTGTTCCTGGTTCTACAGTTACTATAAAAAccgaggatgatgatgatgatgatgtcaaGAGCACTTCTGAAGACTACTTAATGATATCTT tgGATGATGTTGGAGAGAAATTAGAGCATATGGGGAATACACCATTAAAAATTGGCAGTGATGGTTCACAAGAAGATGTTAAAGAAGATGGGTTTGGTTCAGAAGTAataaaagtgtatatatttaaagcagAGGCTGAAGATGATGTTGAAATAG gtgGAACAGAAATTGTCACAGAGAGTGAATACACCAGTGGACATTCAGTAGCTGGAGTGCTTGACCAGAGCCGAATGCAGCGGGAGAAGATGGTTTACATGGCAGTTAAAGATTCTTCTCAAGAAGAAGATGATATCA gagatgaAAGAAGAGTCTCCCGAAGATATGAAGATTGTCAAGCATCAG gaaataCTTTGGACTCAGCATTAGAAAGCAGAAGTAGTACAGCAGCACAGTACCTTCAAATTTGTGACAGCATTAATACAAATAAAGTACTTAAACAAAAAGCCaagaagaggagaaggggagaaaCCAGGCAGTGGCAAACAG CTGTTATAATAGGTCCTGATGGACAGCCCCTCACAGTGTACCCTTGCCATATTTGCACAAAAAAGTTTAAATCCAGGGGATTCTTAAAAAGACACATGAAGAATCATCCTGATCatttaatgaggaaaaaatatcAGTGTACAGATTGTGACTTTACAACTAACAAGAAAGTGAGTTTCCATAACCACTTAGAAAGCCATAAGCTTATAAACAAAGTCGACAAAACCCATGAATTTACAGAATACACACGAAGATACAGAGAGGCTAGTCCACTGAGTtccaataaacttattttaagagacaaggaGCCGAAGATGCACAAGTGCAAATACTGTGACTATGAAACTGCAGAACAAGGACTGTTAAACAGACATTTGTTGGCCGTTCACAGCAAGAATTTTCCTCATGTTTGTGTTGAGTGTGGGAAGGGTTTTCGACATCCTTCTGAACTCAAGAAACATATGAGAACCCATACTGGTGAGAAGCCATATCAGTGTCAGTATTGCATTTTCAGGTGTGCAGATCAATCAAATCTGAAAACTCACATTAAGTCTAAACATGGTAACAATTTGCCATATAAATGTGAGCATTGTCCCCAAGCATTTGGTGATGAGAGGGAGCTTCAACGTCATCTGGATTTGTTTCAAGGACATAAGACACACCAGTGTCCTCATTGTGACCATAAGAGCACCAATTCAAGTGACCTTAAGCGGCACATCATATCTGTTCATACTAAGGATTTTCCTCACAAATGTGAGGTCTGTGATAAAGGTTTTCATCGTCCTTCTGAGCTCAAAAAGCATAGTGATATCCATAAGGGTAGGAAGATTCATCAGTGTAGGCACTGTGACTTTAAAACATCCGATCCATTTATTCTTAGTGGCCATATCCTTTCAGTTCATACTAAAGATCAGCCATTGAAATGTAAAAGGTGCAAGAGAGGATTCAGACAACAAAATGAGCTCAAAAAACATATGAAGACCCATACTGGAAGGAAGATTTACCAATGTGAGTATTGTGAATATAGCACTACAGATGCATCTGGCTTTAAACGACATGTGATATCGATACATACAAAAGACTATCCACACAGGTGTGAATTCTGCAAGAAGGGATTCCGAAGaccatcagaaaaaaatcaacatattaTGAGGCACCACAAAGAGGCTCTTATGTAA
- the ZNF711 gene encoding zinc finger protein 711 isoform X2, producing the protein MAGTAHIDGDHIVVSVPEAVLVSDVVTDDGITLDHGLAAEVVHGPDIITETDVVTEGVIVPEAVLEADVAIEEDLEEDDGDHILTSELITETVRVPEQVFVADLVTGPNGHLEHVVQDCVSGVDSPTMVSEEVLVTNSDTETVIQAAGGVPGSTVTIKTEDDDDDDVKSTSEDYLMISLDDVGEKLEHMGNTPLKIGSDGSQEDVKEDGFGSEVIKVYIFKAEAEDDVEIGGTEIVTESEYTSGHSVAGVLDQSRMQREKMVYMAVKDSSQEEDDISCAEIADEVYMEVIVGEEEGTSLPEIQLEDSDVNKTVVPVVWAAAYGDERRVSRRYEDCQASGNTLDSALESRSSTAAQYLQICDSINTNKVLKQKAKKRRRGETRQWQTAVIIGPDGQPLTVYPCHICTKKFKSRGFLKRHMKNHPDHLMRKKYQCTDCDFTTNKKVSFHNHLESHKLINKVDKTHEFTEYTRRYREASPLSSNKLILRDKEPKMHKCKYCDYETAEQGLLNRHLLAVHSKNFPHVCVECGKGFRHPSELKKHMRTHTGEKPYQCQYCIFRCADQSNLKTHIKSKHGNNLPYKCEHCPQAFGDERELQRHLDLFQGHKTHQCPHCDHKSTNSSDLKRHIISVHTKDFPHKCEVCDKGFHRPSELKKHSDIHKGRKIHQCRHCDFKTSDPFILSGHILSVHTKDQPLKCKRCKRGFRQQNELKKHMKTHTGRKIYQCEYCEYSTTDASGFKRHVISIHTKDYPHRCEFCKKGFRRPSEKNQHIMRHHKEALM; encoded by the exons ATGGCTGGTACTGCACATATCGATGGAGACCATATCGTTGTTTCAGTTCCTGAAGCTGTATTAGTTTCTGATGTTGTCACAGATGATGGGATAACTCTTGATCATGGCCTTGCAGCTGAAGTTGTCCATGGACCTGACATCATCACAGAGACTGATGTAGTAACAGAAGGTGTGATTGTTCCTGAAGCGGTACTTGAAGCTGATGTTGCCATTGAAGAGGATTTAGAGGAAGATGATGGTGATCACATCTTGACTTCTGAACTAATTACAGAAACCGTTAGGGTACCAGAGCAGGTTTTCGTGGCTGACCTTGTTACTGGTCCTAATGGACACCTAGAACATGTGGTCCAAGATTGTGTTTCAGGAGTCGACTCTCCCACAATGGTATCAGAGGAGGTTCTTGTAACTAATTCAGATACAGAAACTGTGATTCAAGCAGCTGGAGGTGTTCCTGGTTCTACAGTTACTATAAAAAccgaggatgatgatgatgatgatgtcaaGAGCACTTCTGAAGACTACTTAATGATATCTT tgGATGATGTTGGAGAGAAATTAGAGCATATGGGGAATACACCATTAAAAATTGGCAGTGATGGTTCACAAGAAGATGTTAAAGAAGATGGGTTTGGTTCAGAAGTAataaaagtgtatatatttaaagcagAGGCTGAAGATGATGTTGAAATAG gtgGAACAGAAATTGTCACAGAGAGTGAATACACCAGTGGACATTCAGTAGCTGGAGTGCTTGACCAGAGCCGAATGCAGCGGGAGAAGATGGTTTACATGGCAGTTAAAGATTCTTCTCAAGAAGAAGATGATATCA gtTGCGCTGAAATAGCAGATGAAGTTTACATGGAAGTCATTgtaggggaagaggaaggaactTCTCTCCCTGAGATTCAGCTTGAGGACTCTGATGTTAATAAAACAGTTGTCCCTGTTGTCTGGGCTGCGGCATATG gagatgaAAGAAGAGTCTCCCGAAGATATGAAGATTGTCAAGCATCAG gaaataCTTTGGACTCAGCATTAGAAAGCAGAAGTAGTACAGCAGCACAGTACCTTCAAATTTGTGACAGCATTAATACAAATAAAGTACTTAAACAAAAAGCCaagaagaggagaaggggagaaaCCAGGCAGTGGCAAACAG CTGTTATAATAGGTCCTGATGGACAGCCCCTCACAGTGTACCCTTGCCATATTTGCACAAAAAAGTTTAAATCCAGGGGATTCTTAAAAAGACACATGAAGAATCATCCTGATCatttaatgaggaaaaaatatcAGTGTACAGATTGTGACTTTACAACTAACAAGAAAGTGAGTTTCCATAACCACTTAGAAAGCCATAAGCTTATAAACAAAGTCGACAAAACCCATGAATTTACAGAATACACACGAAGATACAGAGAGGCTAGTCCACTGAGTtccaataaacttattttaagagacaaggaGCCGAAGATGCACAAGTGCAAATACTGTGACTATGAAACTGCAGAACAAGGACTGTTAAACAGACATTTGTTGGCCGTTCACAGCAAGAATTTTCCTCATGTTTGTGTTGAGTGTGGGAAGGGTTTTCGACATCCTTCTGAACTCAAGAAACATATGAGAACCCATACTGGTGAGAAGCCATATCAGTGTCAGTATTGCATTTTCAGGTGTGCAGATCAATCAAATCTGAAAACTCACATTAAGTCTAAACATGGTAACAATTTGCCATATAAATGTGAGCATTGTCCCCAAGCATTTGGTGATGAGAGGGAGCTTCAACGTCATCTGGATTTGTTTCAAGGACATAAGACACACCAGTGTCCTCATTGTGACCATAAGAGCACCAATTCAAGTGACCTTAAGCGGCACATCATATCTGTTCATACTAAGGATTTTCCTCACAAATGTGAGGTCTGTGATAAAGGTTTTCATCGTCCTTCTGAGCTCAAAAAGCATAGTGATATCCATAAGGGTAGGAAGATTCATCAGTGTAGGCACTGTGACTTTAAAACATCCGATCCATTTATTCTTAGTGGCCATATCCTTTCAGTTCATACTAAAGATCAGCCATTGAAATGTAAAAGGTGCAAGAGAGGATTCAGACAACAAAATGAGCTCAAAAAACATATGAAGACCCATACTGGAAGGAAGATTTACCAATGTGAGTATTGTGAATATAGCACTACAGATGCATCTGGCTTTAAACGACATGTGATATCGATACATACAAAAGACTATCCACACAGGTGTGAATTCTGCAAGAAGGGATTCCGAAGaccatcagaaaaaaatcaacatattaTGAGGCACCACAAAGAGGCTCTTATGTAA
- the ZNF711 gene encoding zinc finger protein 711 isoform X3, with protein sequence MDSGGGSLGLHTPDSRMAHTMIMQDFVAGMAGTAHIDGDHIVVSVPEAVLVSDVVTDDGITLDHGLAAEVVHGPDIITETDVVTEGVIVPEAVLEADVAIEEDLEEDDGDHILTSELITETVRVPEQVFVADLVTGPNGHLEHVVQDCVSGVDSPTMVSEEVLVTNSDTETVIQAAGGVPGSTVTIKTEDDDDDDVKSTSEDYLMISLDDVGEKLEHMGNTPLKIGSDGSQEDVKEDGFGSEVIKVYIFKAEAEDDVEIGGTEIVTESEYTSGHSVAGVLDQSRMQREKMVYMAVKDSSQEEDDIRDERRVSRRYEDCQASGNTLDSALESRSSTAAQYLQICDSINTNKVLKQKAKKRRRGETRQWQTAVIIGPDGQPLTVYPCHICTKKFKSRGFLKRHMKNHPDHLMRKKYQCTDCDFTTNKKVSFHNHLESHKLINKVDKTHEFTEYTRRYREASPLSSNKLILRDKEPKMHKCKYCDYETAEQGLLNRHLLAVHSKNFPHVCVECGKGFRHPSELKKHMRTHTGEKPYQCQYCIFRCADQSNLKTHIKSKHGNNLPYKCEHCPQAFGDERELQRHLDLFQGHKTHQCPHCDHKSTNSSDLKRHIISVHTKDFPHKCEVCDKGFHRPSELKKHSDIHKGRKIHQCRHCDFKTSDPFILSGHILSVHTKDQPLKCKRCKRGFRQQNELKKHMKTHTGRKIYQCEYCEYSTTDASGFKRHVISIHTKDYPHRCEFCKKGFRRPSEKNQHIMRHHKEALM encoded by the exons TGGCTGGAATGGCTGGTACTGCACATATCGATGGAGACCATATCGTTGTTTCAGTTCCTGAAGCTGTATTAGTTTCTGATGTTGTCACAGATGATGGGATAACTCTTGATCATGGCCTTGCAGCTGAAGTTGTCCATGGACCTGACATCATCACAGAGACTGATGTAGTAACAGAAGGTGTGATTGTTCCTGAAGCGGTACTTGAAGCTGATGTTGCCATTGAAGAGGATTTAGAGGAAGATGATGGTGATCACATCTTGACTTCTGAACTAATTACAGAAACCGTTAGGGTACCAGAGCAGGTTTTCGTGGCTGACCTTGTTACTGGTCCTAATGGACACCTAGAACATGTGGTCCAAGATTGTGTTTCAGGAGTCGACTCTCCCACAATGGTATCAGAGGAGGTTCTTGTAACTAATTCAGATACAGAAACTGTGATTCAAGCAGCTGGAGGTGTTCCTGGTTCTACAGTTACTATAAAAAccgaggatgatgatgatgatgatgtcaaGAGCACTTCTGAAGACTACTTAATGATATCTT tgGATGATGTTGGAGAGAAATTAGAGCATATGGGGAATACACCATTAAAAATTGGCAGTGATGGTTCACAAGAAGATGTTAAAGAAGATGGGTTTGGTTCAGAAGTAataaaagtgtatatatttaaagcagAGGCTGAAGATGATGTTGAAATAG gtgGAACAGAAATTGTCACAGAGAGTGAATACACCAGTGGACATTCAGTAGCTGGAGTGCTTGACCAGAGCCGAATGCAGCGGGAGAAGATGGTTTACATGGCAGTTAAAGATTCTTCTCAAGAAGAAGATGATATCA gagatgaAAGAAGAGTCTCCCGAAGATATGAAGATTGTCAAGCATCAG gaaataCTTTGGACTCAGCATTAGAAAGCAGAAGTAGTACAGCAGCACAGTACCTTCAAATTTGTGACAGCATTAATACAAATAAAGTACTTAAACAAAAAGCCaagaagaggagaaggggagaaaCCAGGCAGTGGCAAACAG CTGTTATAATAGGTCCTGATGGACAGCCCCTCACAGTGTACCCTTGCCATATTTGCACAAAAAAGTTTAAATCCAGGGGATTCTTAAAAAGACACATGAAGAATCATCCTGATCatttaatgaggaaaaaatatcAGTGTACAGATTGTGACTTTACAACTAACAAGAAAGTGAGTTTCCATAACCACTTAGAAAGCCATAAGCTTATAAACAAAGTCGACAAAACCCATGAATTTACAGAATACACACGAAGATACAGAGAGGCTAGTCCACTGAGTtccaataaacttattttaagagacaaggaGCCGAAGATGCACAAGTGCAAATACTGTGACTATGAAACTGCAGAACAAGGACTGTTAAACAGACATTTGTTGGCCGTTCACAGCAAGAATTTTCCTCATGTTTGTGTTGAGTGTGGGAAGGGTTTTCGACATCCTTCTGAACTCAAGAAACATATGAGAACCCATACTGGTGAGAAGCCATATCAGTGTCAGTATTGCATTTTCAGGTGTGCAGATCAATCAAATCTGAAAACTCACATTAAGTCTAAACATGGTAACAATTTGCCATATAAATGTGAGCATTGTCCCCAAGCATTTGGTGATGAGAGGGAGCTTCAACGTCATCTGGATTTGTTTCAAGGACATAAGACACACCAGTGTCCTCATTGTGACCATAAGAGCACCAATTCAAGTGACCTTAAGCGGCACATCATATCTGTTCATACTAAGGATTTTCCTCACAAATGTGAGGTCTGTGATAAAGGTTTTCATCGTCCTTCTGAGCTCAAAAAGCATAGTGATATCCATAAGGGTAGGAAGATTCATCAGTGTAGGCACTGTGACTTTAAAACATCCGATCCATTTATTCTTAGTGGCCATATCCTTTCAGTTCATACTAAAGATCAGCCATTGAAATGTAAAAGGTGCAAGAGAGGATTCAGACAACAAAATGAGCTCAAAAAACATATGAAGACCCATACTGGAAGGAAGATTTACCAATGTGAGTATTGTGAATATAGCACTACAGATGCATCTGGCTTTAAACGACATGTGATATCGATACATACAAAAGACTATCCACACAGGTGTGAATTCTGCAAGAAGGGATTCCGAAGaccatcagaaaaaaatcaacatattaTGAGGCACCACAAAGAGGCTCTTATGTAA
- the ZNF711 gene encoding zinc finger protein 711 isoform X1, which yields MDSGGGSLGLHTPDSRMAHTMIMQDFVAGMAGTAHIDGDHIVVSVPEAVLVSDVVTDDGITLDHGLAAEVVHGPDIITETDVVTEGVIVPEAVLEADVAIEEDLEEDDGDHILTSELITETVRVPEQVFVADLVTGPNGHLEHVVQDCVSGVDSPTMVSEEVLVTNSDTETVIQAAGGVPGSTVTIKTEDDDDDDVKSTSEDYLMISLDDVGEKLEHMGNTPLKIGSDGSQEDVKEDGFGSEVIKVYIFKAEAEDDVEIGGTEIVTESEYTSGHSVAGVLDQSRMQREKMVYMAVKDSSQEEDDISCAEIADEVYMEVIVGEEEGTSLPEIQLEDSDVNKTVVPVVWAAAYGDERRVSRRYEDCQASGNTLDSALESRSSTAAQYLQICDSINTNKVLKQKAKKRRRGETRQWQTAVIIGPDGQPLTVYPCHICTKKFKSRGFLKRHMKNHPDHLMRKKYQCTDCDFTTNKKVSFHNHLESHKLINKVDKTHEFTEYTRRYREASPLSSNKLILRDKEPKMHKCKYCDYETAEQGLLNRHLLAVHSKNFPHVCVECGKGFRHPSELKKHMRTHTGEKPYQCQYCIFRCADQSNLKTHIKSKHGNNLPYKCEHCPQAFGDERELQRHLDLFQGHKTHQCPHCDHKSTNSSDLKRHIISVHTKDFPHKCEVCDKGFHRPSELKKHSDIHKGRKIHQCRHCDFKTSDPFILSGHILSVHTKDQPLKCKRCKRGFRQQNELKKHMKTHTGRKIYQCEYCEYSTTDASGFKRHVISIHTKDYPHRCEFCKKGFRRPSEKNQHIMRHHKEALM from the exons TGGCTGGAATGGCTGGTACTGCACATATCGATGGAGACCATATCGTTGTTTCAGTTCCTGAAGCTGTATTAGTTTCTGATGTTGTCACAGATGATGGGATAACTCTTGATCATGGCCTTGCAGCTGAAGTTGTCCATGGACCTGACATCATCACAGAGACTGATGTAGTAACAGAAGGTGTGATTGTTCCTGAAGCGGTACTTGAAGCTGATGTTGCCATTGAAGAGGATTTAGAGGAAGATGATGGTGATCACATCTTGACTTCTGAACTAATTACAGAAACCGTTAGGGTACCAGAGCAGGTTTTCGTGGCTGACCTTGTTACTGGTCCTAATGGACACCTAGAACATGTGGTCCAAGATTGTGTTTCAGGAGTCGACTCTCCCACAATGGTATCAGAGGAGGTTCTTGTAACTAATTCAGATACAGAAACTGTGATTCAAGCAGCTGGAGGTGTTCCTGGTTCTACAGTTACTATAAAAAccgaggatgatgatgatgatgatgtcaaGAGCACTTCTGAAGACTACTTAATGATATCTT tgGATGATGTTGGAGAGAAATTAGAGCATATGGGGAATACACCATTAAAAATTGGCAGTGATGGTTCACAAGAAGATGTTAAAGAAGATGGGTTTGGTTCAGAAGTAataaaagtgtatatatttaaagcagAGGCTGAAGATGATGTTGAAATAG gtgGAACAGAAATTGTCACAGAGAGTGAATACACCAGTGGACATTCAGTAGCTGGAGTGCTTGACCAGAGCCGAATGCAGCGGGAGAAGATGGTTTACATGGCAGTTAAAGATTCTTCTCAAGAAGAAGATGATATCA gtTGCGCTGAAATAGCAGATGAAGTTTACATGGAAGTCATTgtaggggaagaggaaggaactTCTCTCCCTGAGATTCAGCTTGAGGACTCTGATGTTAATAAAACAGTTGTCCCTGTTGTCTGGGCTGCGGCATATG gagatgaAAGAAGAGTCTCCCGAAGATATGAAGATTGTCAAGCATCAG gaaataCTTTGGACTCAGCATTAGAAAGCAGAAGTAGTACAGCAGCACAGTACCTTCAAATTTGTGACAGCATTAATACAAATAAAGTACTTAAACAAAAAGCCaagaagaggagaaggggagaaaCCAGGCAGTGGCAAACAG CTGTTATAATAGGTCCTGATGGACAGCCCCTCACAGTGTACCCTTGCCATATTTGCACAAAAAAGTTTAAATCCAGGGGATTCTTAAAAAGACACATGAAGAATCATCCTGATCatttaatgaggaaaaaatatcAGTGTACAGATTGTGACTTTACAACTAACAAGAAAGTGAGTTTCCATAACCACTTAGAAAGCCATAAGCTTATAAACAAAGTCGACAAAACCCATGAATTTACAGAATACACACGAAGATACAGAGAGGCTAGTCCACTGAGTtccaataaacttattttaagagacaaggaGCCGAAGATGCACAAGTGCAAATACTGTGACTATGAAACTGCAGAACAAGGACTGTTAAACAGACATTTGTTGGCCGTTCACAGCAAGAATTTTCCTCATGTTTGTGTTGAGTGTGGGAAGGGTTTTCGACATCCTTCTGAACTCAAGAAACATATGAGAACCCATACTGGTGAGAAGCCATATCAGTGTCAGTATTGCATTTTCAGGTGTGCAGATCAATCAAATCTGAAAACTCACATTAAGTCTAAACATGGTAACAATTTGCCATATAAATGTGAGCATTGTCCCCAAGCATTTGGTGATGAGAGGGAGCTTCAACGTCATCTGGATTTGTTTCAAGGACATAAGACACACCAGTGTCCTCATTGTGACCATAAGAGCACCAATTCAAGTGACCTTAAGCGGCACATCATATCTGTTCATACTAAGGATTTTCCTCACAAATGTGAGGTCTGTGATAAAGGTTTTCATCGTCCTTCTGAGCTCAAAAAGCATAGTGATATCCATAAGGGTAGGAAGATTCATCAGTGTAGGCACTGTGACTTTAAAACATCCGATCCATTTATTCTTAGTGGCCATATCCTTTCAGTTCATACTAAAGATCAGCCATTGAAATGTAAAAGGTGCAAGAGAGGATTCAGACAACAAAATGAGCTCAAAAAACATATGAAGACCCATACTGGAAGGAAGATTTACCAATGTGAGTATTGTGAATATAGCACTACAGATGCATCTGGCTTTAAACGACATGTGATATCGATACATACAAAAGACTATCCACACAGGTGTGAATTCTGCAAGAAGGGATTCCGAAGaccatcagaaaaaaatcaacatattaTGAGGCACCACAAAGAGGCTCTTATGTAA